A portion of the Pedobacter cryoconitis genome contains these proteins:
- a CDS encoding alpha/beta hydrolase family protein — translation MIKKEHFILSGSKDKTISGDLTYDDNQTNQPCILFVHGFKGFKDWGAHNLVASYFASNGYRYFKFNLSHSGVTEQKPDDVTDSEAFAANTVSMELKDVDTALNYIAHTYPLNPVYVIGHSRGGALVILKGAADERINKIITWSAISDFNSLWKKEQEKEWLSTGRIFVENARTKEKMPLNSTLLEDFNAHKKEFDLLHAAAKIKIPWLILHGDEDVNVKFSVAQELAQAQPKAQLQKIKGANHVFGASHPYTATELPAQLLEVCKKTLAFIKNASL, via the coding sequence ATGATTAAAAAAGAGCACTTTATTCTGTCCGGATCCAAAGATAAAACCATTTCAGGCGACCTTACCTATGACGATAATCAGACAAATCAGCCTTGCATTTTATTCGTACATGGCTTCAAAGGATTTAAAGATTGGGGCGCCCATAACCTGGTAGCTTCCTATTTTGCCTCCAATGGATACCGTTATTTCAAATTTAACCTGAGCCATAGTGGTGTAACCGAACAAAAACCTGATGATGTTACTGATTCAGAAGCTTTTGCTGCAAACACGGTGAGTATGGAGCTTAAAGATGTAGATACGGCTCTTAACTACATTGCACATACTTACCCGCTCAACCCTGTTTATGTCATTGGACATAGCCGTGGTGGTGCTTTAGTTATTTTAAAAGGCGCAGCCGATGAACGCATCAACAAAATAATTACCTGGTCTGCTATCTCAGATTTTAATTCCTTATGGAAAAAAGAGCAAGAGAAAGAATGGTTATCTACAGGAAGAATCTTTGTAGAAAATGCCAGAACAAAAGAGAAAATGCCTTTGAACAGTACATTGCTCGAAGATTTTAATGCACATAAAAAAGAATTTGACTTGCTGCATGCTGCTGCAAAAATTAAAATACCCTGGTTAATTTTGCATGGCGATGAAGATGTAAATGTAAAATTCAGTGTAGCACAAGAACTCGCACAAGCACAGCCGAAAGCTCAATTGCAGAAAATCAAAGGCGCTAATCATGTTTTTGGAGCTTCGCATCCTTACACAGCAACCGAACTACCTGCTCAATTGCTTGAAGTGTGTAAAAAAACACTTGCCTTTATCAAAAATGCCAGCCTATAA